A segment of the Cenarchaeum symbiosum A genome:
CATTCTTTTCATGAGGGCCACGTGGGGGGGCGGCTCGTCTGTTCCGCGCTTTTTCGACGCCTCGTACCTTGCCAGCGCCTTGAGCTTGGGGCAGCCTGCAAAGTCAAACTCCGAGGCATCTGTCATGTTCCCGTCGGGAGTAAGCACGTGCCATGTCGACTTCATCGATGATTCTGATTCTAGCGCCTTTGGGGCCCCTGTCCCCCGCGCGTCCCCCGTTATCACCTTGAATCCCTCTGCCAGCGGGTGGCCCTTGACGCTTATCGTATAGCTTTTCGTCCAGCCAAAGGGGGCGCGGGATACTTCAAGGTCGTGCAGGGCTGCCTCCATCTCGGATATGAGGCCCAGCGCTATAGACGGCGCTGCCAGCGTCGAGCTTAGGTGTGCATACGGATAGATGAGCAGCTTCTTGCAGCCGATCCTGCCTAGCGCCTGCCTCAGCTCGGCCGCGGCCCTTGCAGCCTCGCCGGGCCCGTCGCCCTTTTCTACGGCCACAAACGCGAGCACCGCATCCTCGAGCTTCCCCCCGGTGGCTGGCTCTTCTGCCGCGGCAATCTCTTTTTTGACGGGCGAGTACTCTATACGGTCACAGTGTAGCTGCAGTATGCGCACAAAGACGTGGCCCTGATCCAATCGAATAAGTGTTATGAATGGTCCGCGGGGCTTGCTCCGCCCTCCAGGGCCATCATCGAGCGCAATACAACCCCGGAGACGCCCATGCTCTCGGCTAAAAACTTGGCCGCGCGCCCCAGCGCGTCTGCGCCGCGGTAGCCCTCGTCGTATATCATCTCGACGGAGCCCGCATCGGCCTCTACATACGAGGTTATCAGGGAGTACGGGCCAAGCTCTCCGCCGTCCCCTTCCGTGTACAGCCTAAGCTGCACCTTGTGCACTGTATGCCCGCCCTCCTCGAAGGATCCCGAGAGCACGTCTATCATATCGTCGGGCTCACGCGCGACGCGCGCCGGGTCGTACAGGTCTATGATCTTCACAGGCAGCGGCTGCCGCCGACCATCATTTAAATTACCACCGCGGCCCGCCACCACGTGGATGACCACCACCACTTTAGGGGAGGGACATCCCGCATATTGAACTCGACCCCGGAATGGGGATAGAGGAGCTCGTCGAGGCGTATTCCAAGACCGGCTTTAACGGCCGCCAGCTCGGCGAGGCGGCAAAGCTCTTTGGCAAGATGATAAGCGAGGACGCCACCATCTGCCTTACAATCTCGGGGGCGCTCACCCCTGTCGGCTTTGGCGGCATATTCAAGGAGCTCATCGAGCGGGGGCTCGTCGACTGGATAATAACCACGGGTGCCAACGTCTACCACGAGGACCACTTTGCCTGGGGGCTCCCCGTAAGGCAGGGCCACCATGAGGTAGACGACATGCAGCTGTACGACAAGGGCATAGTCCGGATAAGGGACGTCTTTATCAAGTTCTACGAGACCCTCGAGGTAGAGGACCAGATAATGCAGAGGATGTTCCGGGACAGGCTGCTGGATAGCTCGTTTACGAGCGCCGAGTTTTGCAATGTAATAGGGGAGATATCATCTGCAAAGGCCCCGCATCCGGAGAGGAGCTTTGTGGCGGCGGCCCACAAGTATGACGTCCCCGTGTACGTATCGACGCTCAAGGATTCTTCTCTAGCGCTCAACCTTGCCGTGCACAGGCTGCGGGGCAAGGAGCACAGCCTGGACTTTGTGCGCGAGATACTAGAACAGGCGGCTATCGTGCACGGCTCCAAAAAATCAGGCATAGTCGAGCTTGGCGGGGGCGTCCCCAAAAATGCAGCCCAGCAGACGGGCCCCCTGCTTGACCAGATACTGCGGCGCGACCACGGCGGCCAGGACTACATAATACAGGTGACCGATGCGCGGCCCGACACGGGCGGCCTCTCCGGGGCGACCCTCCAGGAGGGCAAGAGCTGGGGCAAGGTCCAGGACGCGCACGAAGGTATGGTGACAGTATATTCTGATGCCACCATCGCGTTTCCCATAATGGCTCTATACGCGATGAGCGTGGGCGGGCGCCGCAGGCACAAAAGACTCTACAAGAATCTCGGCAGGCTGTACTCTGACCTCAAGGATGCATACTTTTCAGAGCCGGACAAGTACTATGGCCTGCTAGGCGACGACTACAACATGGGCAGCTGGCCCAAGACCTAGAACCTGTCGTACCTTGCCCGCTCGAGGGCCCTGTCATCCTTGGTCTCTTTCTTCCATTCCTTGTAATGCTCCTTGCACAGGACCGCCTTTTTGGCCGATGTTGCCACGTCGAGCCCCGCACCCTCTACCTTCTTCGAGTTGAGCGAGCGGGCGCCGTCTTTACCGCACCCGGCCACTCCGCACTTTGCGCCCTTTGATACAATTCCCATGCAAGTAAACCGGGCATTATTCTATTTATGTATGAGGGCAGGCACCGCGGGAAAAGTACCCGTATCCACCGCGGCATTATACAGTCCTGTATATCCTGGATTGAATCCGGCCTCGTTCGTTTATAAAGGGACGGAGCCGACTCATCCCATGGGCGGCTCAAAGAACAAATCCCCTGCACAGCGCGAAAAGGCGCAGGGCAGGTCGCCCGATCCAAAAAAGGGCAAAAAGGGTGACAAGGGCGACGGCTCTGTCCCAAAGGCGGCAATCCGTGTAACTCTTACAGACGAGCAGGCATCCAAGATCCTCAAGGAATCCAAGGTGATAACCATCCAGCATCTGGGGACGTCCGCCGGGGTCAAGGCATCGGCCTCAAAGGCCTATCTGCGTGACGCAGAGCGCAGGGGCCTGGTAAAAGCTGTCGGCGGCAGGCGCGGCCACATACTGTATCAGCTGGCCTGATAGAACCGCAAGGTGTCTCCGGGCCCGAGACTTTTCAAGATGGACGGATCATCGAGCATCCTTCCTATCGGAGTCATCACCTTTCCCGGCACTGCATCGTCTGCAAAAAAGCATATGCAGCCCCCCGCCGGCAAAAATGCAATATCTCCCGCCTTGAACTCCTTGCGGGCCCTCTCAATGCCTGACTTTACGGGCGTCTCGATGTACGTTATGGCCCCGTCAAACCTGTGGGCGTTGCCCTCCAGAGGGAGGGCGCGCAGCACGAGCCCCGCGGTCCTCGGTGAGAGGTGCCTCTTGAGCTCGCACCGTATATTTCCCGCCTGCGGCCTCGAGGACCAGCTCGGTCTTTGATATGGATGCGGCGCCCAATCCGCACCGGTCGATATGCCGGGTATATATCGCTTCGCGGGGGATGGCCCCTGCTTTCGTACACAATGCGCAGGAATTTATGGACGTCATTGCTCCGCCGTTTCATGGCGGCACGGATGATTGGCGAGGATGATGTAAGAAAGTTTGTCCCCTCCAGGAGAAGGGATTCGCGCAAGGGCGAGAACGGCAAGGTGCTCGTTGTGGGCGGCAGCTACATCTATCATGGCGCCCCCATATTCTCGTCTGTTGCTGCCCTGCGGTCCGGGTGCGACCTTGTGTACACGGCAGTCCCCAAGATCAACGCACCTGCCACGCGGGCCGCATCGCCCTCCATGATAGTGATCCCGCTTGCGGACCAAAAGCTTACGCGCGGGGCTGCAAGAAAGCTTGCAGGGCAGATCCCTACAGGCCTCGACTCCGCCACCATCGGGATGGGCCTGGCGATAGCCGAGAGGTCGGCGCTCAAAGTGCTCGTCGTGGCGCTCGTGGATATGGACGTCCGCATATCGCTTGATGCGGGCGCACTAGTCCGCGAGATACTAGGTGACATATCGGGCAAGAACTGCCTTGTCACTCCCCACGCAGGAGAGTTCAAGAGGCTCTTTGGGGAATCTCCCCCTGCTGATATCGAGGGGAGGGCTTCCATGGTGGAGCGGCTCGCACAAGAGCACGGCATAACCATACTCCTCAAGGGGCCCACGGATGTAATATCCGACGGGAACAGGACCCTGCTTAACGACCGGGGGGCTCCCGCCATGACGGTCGGCGGAACAGGCGATGTGCTCTCTGGGATAGCCGCGGGGATACTTGCAAGGAACAGAAGCCCGCTGGAATCTGCCGCTGCGGCAGCGTACATCAACGGGCTGGCAGGCGAGGCGGCGCAGGAGATGCACGGGCTGCACATAACCGCCATGGATCTCTGCGAGCTTTTACCCTCGGTCATGAAGCCGTTTGACCGCCTGGAATGACCATGAAGGCGCTCCGCGAGGTGGACCGGGGATTTCCCGGCACGATAGATACACTGCAGGAGCTGATAAGGCAGCCTAGCGTTTCTGCAAAAAATGAGGGGATAGAAGAGTGTGCATTGCTTGTGCACAGGATACTCAAGAGATCAGGGATAACCCCGGAGATACTGCGCATAAAGGGGGCCGCCCCCCTCGTATACGGCGAGGTCCGGTCCCGGGCAAATCCCGGCAGGACATTACTCTTTTACAACCATTATGACGTGCAGCCGGCAGAGCCGCTAGATCCCTGGGATCACCCTCCGTTTGGCGGAACAGTCCGGGGGAACAAGATATTCGGGCGCGGCGCCACCGACGACAAGGGGGAGCTGGTCACCAGGATAAAGGCAGTAGAGGCGTGCCTCCGGGCGGAAGGGGATGTGCCCTGCAATGTAAAGTTCGTAATAGAGGGCGAAGAGGAGACAGGCAGCGAGCACATCGGGGCCTATCTGAAAAAGTACAGAAAAAAGTTCGCGTGCGACGGAGTCATCTGGGAGTTTGGATATGTGGACAGCAGCGACAGGCCGGTCATAAGCCTGGGCATGAAAGGATTGCTTTACGTGGAGCTATCCGTTACGGGGGCCAACCAGGACGCACATTCGAGCCTTGCCGTTCTCATAGAGAACCCCGCGTGGAGGCTAGTCTGTGCCCTGAATACAATGCGCGGCCCCGCAGGTACAGTCCTCATAAAGGACTGGTACCGGGAGGTAAAACCGCTTGGAAAAAGGGATGTACGGCTAGTCTCCAAAGAGCCGTTTG
Coding sequences within it:
- a CDS encoding deoxyhypusine synthase (COG1899) produces the protein MGIEELVEAYSKTGFNGRQLGEAAKLFGKMISEDATICLTISGALTPVGFGGIFKELIERGLVDWIITTGANVYHEDHFAWGLPVRQGHHEVDDMQLYDKGIVRIRDVFIKFYETLEVEDQIMQRMFRDRLLDSSFTSAEFCNVIGEISSAKAPHPERSFVAAAHKYDVPVYVSTLKDSSLALNLAVHRLRGKEHSLDFVREILEQAAIVHGSKKSGIVELGGGVPKNAAQQTGPLLDQILRRDHGGQDYIIQVTDARPDTGGLSGATLQEGKSWGKVQDAHEGMVTVYSDATIAFPIMALYAMSVGGRRRHKRLYKNLGRLYSDLKDAYFSEPDKYYGLLGDDYNMGSWPKT
- a CDS encoding sugar kinase (COG0063); the protein is MRRPIRTGRYAGYISLRGGWPLLSYTMRRNLWTSLLRRFMAARMIGEDDVRKFVPSRRRDSRKGENGKVLVVGGSYIYHGAPIFSSVAALRSGCDLVYTAVPKINAPATRAASPSMIVIPLADQKLTRGAARKLAGQIPTGLDSATIGMGLAIAERSALKVLVVALVDMDVRISLDAGALVREILGDISGKNCLVTPHAGEFKRLFGESPPADIEGRASMVERLAQEHGITILLKGPTDVISDGNRTLLNDRGAPAMTVGGTGDVLSGIAAGILARNRSPLESAAAAAYINGLAGEAAQEMHGLHITAMDLCELLPSVMKPFDRLE
- a CDS encoding acetylornithine deacetylase/succinyl-diaminopimelate desuccinylase (COG0624), translating into MKALREVDRGFPGTIDTLQELIRQPSVSAKNEGIEECALLVHRILKRSGITPEILRIKGAAPLVYGEVRSRANPGRTLLFYNHYDVQPAEPLDPWDHPPFGGTVRGNKIFGRGATDDKGELVTRIKAVEACLRAEGDVPCNVKFVIEGEEETGSEHIGAYLKKYRKKFACDGVIWEFGYVDSSDRPVISLGMKGLLYVELSVTGANQDAHSSLAVLIENPAWRLVCALNTMRGPAGTVLIKDWYREVKPLGKRDVRLVSKEPFDEAAFRREFGIDRFVGGIRGTAAKKALVSGATCNIAGFHSGYGGEGAKTVLPAKAVAKVDFRLVPGMDPKKQEARLRRHLLSHGFGDISVKVFHGEAAARTDLGTS